The following are from one region of the Oreochromis aureus strain Israel breed Guangdong linkage group 1, ZZ_aureus, whole genome shotgun sequence genome:
- the LOC116328991 gene encoding forkhead box protein B1-like, translating into MPRPGRNTYSDQKPPYSYISLTAMAIQSCPEKMLPLSEIYKFIMDRFPYYRENTQRWQNSLRHNLSFNDCFIKIPRRPDQPGKGSFWALHPSCGDMFENGSFLRRRKRFKVGSMQAADPLAASKPQDAAHYLQQQAKLRLSALHAAAHLPQMPAGYNLSSVSQPSGFKHPFAIENIIAREYKMPGGLAAFSTAGYPLHNQLTPAWPHMYGSGMMDTAAPISMAASDYSAYGMPLKSICHGGQTLPAIPVPIKPSPASVPGLPGLPAHIPAFLANSPQSLSPTSPQTATGQSSPAGPGEALQSAVAVH; encoded by the coding sequence ATGCCGCGCCCCGGGAGGAACACGTATAGCGACCAGAAGCCTCCGTACTCGTACATCTCCCTGACGGCCATGGCCATCCAGAGCTGCCCGGAGAAGATGCTCCCACTCAGCGAGATTTACAAGTTCATCATGGACCGGTTCCCGTACTACCGGGAGAACACGCAGCGCTGGCAGAACTCGCTGCGCCACAACCTCTCTTTCAACGACTGCTTCATCAAGATCCCCCGCAGGCCGGACCAGCCCGGCAAGGGCAGCTTCTGGGCTCTGCACCCCAGCTGCGGCGACATGTTCGAGAATGGGAGCTTCCTGCGGCGCCGGAAACGCTTCAAGGTGGGCAGCATGCAGGCCGCGGACCCGTTGGCCGCCAGCAAGCCGCAGGACGCGGCACACTACCTGCAGCAGCAGGCCAAGCTGCGGCTGAGCGCGCTGCACGCAGCCGCGCACCTCCCGCAGATGCCGGCCGGATACAACCTGAGCTCCGTCTCGCAGCCGTCCGGCTTCAAGCACCCGTTCGCTATCGAGAACATCATCGCCAGAGAGTACAAGATGCCCGGCGGGCTGGCGGCCTTCTCCACCGCCGGATACCCGCTGCACAACCAGCTGACCCCGGCCTGGCCGCACATGTACGGCTccgggatgatggacactgcgGCCCCCATCTCCATGGCCGCCAGCGACTACTCGGCCTACGGCATGCCGCTCAAGTCCATCTGTCACGGCGGGCAGACGCTGCCCGCCATCCCAGTGCCGATCAAACCCTCCCCAGCCTCGGTGCCCGGCCTGCCGGGGCTGCCTGCGCACATTCCGGCCTTCCTCGCGAACTCGCCCCAGTCTCTGAGCCCGACCTCCCCGCAGACAGCCACCGGCCAGAGCAGCCCGGCCGGCCCCGGAGAAGCGCTGCAGTCCGCGGTGGCGGTGCACTGA